In Setaria italica strain Yugu1 chromosome IX, Setaria_italica_v2.0, whole genome shotgun sequence, the genomic stretch AACAGTAATTCCTTGTGAACTCGCAATCATGTCCATTTCGAGTGTTCCAAGATAGTTCTATTTCTCTTCCAGTCGCCTCTTACAATATTTGGGAGGGACAATATTTCTGCATTGAAAAGAGATTGCAGGGCATGGAAATGTTCGAATGGAtgtctttaaaaaaaaagaaatgttcgAATGGATAAAAAAAACATCATAGAGCCTTATGGTAAACCAGAACAGTGCTTAAGGACGATCCCATGACACCAGCACGTGTACCTCTCGTGCGACTCTCATCCCATGGAAGAGTTCTAAACATTTCATTAACTAAGTTCGTTACTAGTAAAAAGGTGGCCTTATAGTGTTTCTTTCTCCTGCAAGTAAACAAGAAATACGTTTCAAAAAACAAATACACCATGTGTCAAGAACAAATCATTTCTACAAAATTGGAAGCAATTGCCTCGTTCAGCTGCTTATGTTTCCTTTGCAATTGCAATAGTTGAGCTGGTCCTCGTAGCAGCATAATAGCCATGATTGATGATCTTGTTGAATTAACAGTGTGGCACTGGTACCCGCGCTCGTAGATGCTGCACATCGGTGTGTTGGTTAATCCAAACCGCCGAACACCTGGTGGGCGGCGAAGTGAAGACCTGGACGTTGATGAACCCTTGACAATcaagaagacgacttgttcgCAACAGACATGGATCGGCTTCCCCAGCGGTGTAGCGTGGAGTCTAGCTCGTGGCCTCAGCCTCCAcactccaccgccgccatccacGTCCGCGAGCGCGCTGTTGCCGTTCCGGCTCGCATTGGCCACCCTCTCGTCACTGCTGTGGATCGAAGTCGTCCTCGGCGCCCGGAGCGCTCTCTCTCTCagtggcgccgccgcagccctcCCAGAAGCCAGGCTCATGCGAAGCGCCAGCGGACAAAAGTGGGCACAGACCGGGCTCGGTTTGGGCACAGGTAAAGGCTGGGCCCAGGCAAGATCCAAGAcgaaattaattaaatttaattacTTGATTGCTTTAAGAATTGTGCAATTTTCATGGAAGGGACCAGTGGAGCAAAACTCAAAAATCATAGGAATGAATGACCATCGGTTTTCGATCTGTGAACATCCATGTAAATCTCAAGATACATCgagtttgcaattttttttagagaaaaCGTTTTGCTTCTAGTGAAATGAAAACgggaaataaataaaattctctCATTCATACTAGCCGCACAATATGGTATGGCCCGCTTGTAAGCTTACTTACTTTCAACGGGATGTTGCATGATATATTCTCTCATTCATACTAGCCGCACAATTTGCATGACCACCCCCTGCGCGCCGTTAGCTCCCTCCAGATTTTGGGGCaaaatctacaatttgaaataagGTTTTAGGTTGTATATCCCAGTTTTTTGTATTATGTCTTTTTTCTCATACAAGTTTTGTCTTATGTCTTAGTTTAACAAGCGTTTTGGAGAGCAAAAGTTTGTGCTGTACATTTAGACTTGGTAACTTCGAATTGTCAGCCCAAAATAAAGCTTACTTGTCAACGGAAACTTTTGGAccccttgcagttgcagcttcCAAAGAAGGCGGCTCTTGTTCCTGCCCAGGTATTACCGCGCCCCTGTGGCTAGCTACCACCGTGAGTCTTTGGTAAGACCACAGCTTCATAGCAAAACCCGTCCGTTCAAGCCCAGCCCACGCCTCACGTCCGGCTCGACGAGCGAGCAAGCGTGTGCGTGACATCCTGCTATCCCTTTCTTAACTTCTCAACAAGTGCAGCATGATTCCATTTTATAAGTGATCTTCTCAACTTCTAAGGTAATTTTATTTCAAATGTAACTACCACCATGTACATTGGTCTTgggatttaaatttttttagaaCACCTTGAGATTTAATAATTAACTAATTGATTTATTATAGGCCACCGAGGCCCATTAATCTAACAGCTCTGTCACGATGCGATTGTACCCAGATGGAGACATGAACCTCGTATCGAGTATCGACCTCTCCGTTCGAGAATTCCACAAGACCGCCTCAAATCTCACTTGCTAATCCAACAAAAAAGCACACGGGGGCCAACACGTACGCGTCGTCGTGCACCCCTTGcagcctatatatatataaacccGTCCACCTCGAACCAATGGGCGGGCCAGTGCACCTCGCCAAGAAGCTCAAGCGAGCACCCACCTGGAGCGTGACAATGGCGGACGCGAAGATTATGGTGGTGCTCGTCGTGGCCCTTGCTCTGCTCCAGGTCTCATGCGCCGCTGACCGtgcgacgacgccgacgccgccgcggccgacttCGTCGACGACcagccggccggcggggctgcGCCACAAGAAGGCGCCCCACCACCACTCGGGcggccaccacggcggcggcacccCGGCCGTGATGACGGCGAACGGGTTCAGGCgcggcgagagcggcggcgggccgtcAGCGTGCGACGGCCACTTCCACAGCGACGGCGAGCTGATCGTGGCGCTGTCCACGGAGTGGTTCGCGCGCGGGCGCCGGTGCCACAGGAGGATCCGCATCACGAGCGCGCGCCACGGGCGCACCGTGGAGGCGCGGGTCGTGGACGAGTGCGACTCCCGCCGCGGGTGCCGCCACAACATCGTCGactcgtcgccggcggtgtgGAGGGCGCTCGGGCTCGACACcgacgtcggcgaggtgcaCGTCACGTGGTCCGACGCCTGAGCTAAGCTAGCACGTGTTCGGGAAGACTGGCCGCGCGCCAGCGCAGTGTCGGCATTCCGTTCGATCAGCACTGCCTCAGCTCGGTCGACATGTGGCCAAACAAAAATTGGCTATATTCCATTGGGCCTCTTTTGAAAGGAAAACAGGGCAGGGtctcaaataaaaaagaattgcCAGGAGCTCTACCAAATGCTACCTTCATttataaatactccctccattccaaaaataatacCATTATGTGATTTAAATTTTGTGCCAAAATAAATACCCCATCTGTTTCAAAAACAATGCCATTATGGGATTCAAATTTTTGTCCAAGAAAGAATGATATCCAGAAATTCAAATCTCGTGCACGCATAATCTGGTGGGCTAGATTAAATGGAAACAGATTCCCTCCACCTTCTCCATCTTTTATATGCAAACTCAACTCACACTCACTTAAGGCATATGTGTCTTTTTCATTTACCCCTAACTTGTCTGATTCAGGATATCATTCTTTTTGAGGCGGAGGGACTACATGGTGTTTTTGACAAGGTAGTTCAAAATTCAACTCGTACAATTTTCCTCAAATATCTTTTTCATTTGGGATCCTGATTCCTGATAACTTTCCACTTAATTAAGTAGACACATGCGTTCTTCCAGGAACATCTGTGCAAAAACAAGCCACTGGCGCCGTTGTAAACTACGGAGGGCCAGGTCAAATTCCTGTACCAAAAACGACAATTCCGTAGAGTTGGCATGGAAATGAACACCATTCCTCATGGTCCGAAGGGACTATAGATCTGATAAACACCTGTGTCAACTGTCAAGGCCTCTAGTGGGCATCGAACTCTTGTTTGTTTTAGAGAGACGTCATAGTTTAGCCGTTTTGGACGTGATAGCTTCGATGATCAGCCAATGGATCGACAGTGCTGAAGAACATCCACTGAAACATCTGCTTCATCTGGGACCTTCCAGCTCCAGCTTCCAAAAACACGGGGGCTTATTCTTGCTCAGGTATATTACCGCGCGCGGATGGTAACATCGCAGCTGACACCGTCACCGTCACGTATACAAAGCCACAAAGGCTTAGCATCGCTGTTACTTCTCCAATGCAGTTTGTCTCGGATGGATCCACTGAACTCATACCGAGCTCACCGATCACAAGAACATCCACAGGCCGGCTAGGCTCGCACGTGCTGTCGTGAAACCCCGGTAGCGCGCCTATATAATAAGCCCCTCGAGCCAATGGCCAATGCATCCCAATTCCCAAAGCACCTCAAGCGAGAGCTCAGTTTTCGGGCTCTTGGCAATGGCGAACGCTAGAGTTGTTGCGCTCTTCGCAGTCCTTGCTCTGCTTCAGATCACTTGCACCGTTGCCCGGCGGCACGGCAAGCCGGGCGGCTACCACCACCAGGGCACGCTGGCGTCGTCGCGCGACGGATACCCCGCGGTGATGACGGTGAACGGATtccagcgcggcgaggagggcggccCGTCGGAGTGCGACGGCCACTTCCACAGCGACGGCGACCTGATCGTGGCGCTGTCCACGGGGTGGTTCGCGGGCGGGCACCGGTGCCACAGGGCGATCCGCATCACGAGCGCGCGCACCGGGCGCTCCGTGGAGGCCCGGGTGGTGGACGAGTGCGACTCCCGCCGCGGGTGCCGCGACAACGTCGTGGACTCGTCGGCCGCCGTGTGGAAGGCGCTCGGGCTGGACACCGACGCCGGCGAGGTCCCCGTCACGTGGTCCGATGCCTGAACGCGTTCACTAGCAGAGTCGCCGCCGGGCAAAGGGCAAACTGGAAATCGACGCCGGCATGCAGTTGTGGTGTGTGCTAGTAGCTACTGTAGTTGCTATTAGTGGTCTGCTATTATGTTTTCGGCTTGATGGAGAGGTAGAACAATTTACCTTATTTCTTCCAAAAAATAGAGGTAACGGTCAATCAGGTGCGAAATCTTCGAGTCCATTAAACCTAAATGGTTTAATAGTCCATGCCACGCTCCCAGCACCCGGCAGCAGCATCGAGCTTCGCCAAGTCTACGCGCCTTCTGGGCAAGAACAAACGGGCGCTGCTTCATCTGTCTAGCCCCCGACCACCGCGCCGCGTCTTGTCGGGACCCCGTCCGTTGCTTCATCTGCCACCGCTTCGGCCACCGTGCAAGATCCTGCtccaacaaccacaacaacaaCTACAGCCTGCCTCCTGCTCGCCAAAAAGCAGCGCCACGCGGCAACAGAGCTCCACCTCCCCATCGACCAAGCACAAGCGGCAACAGAGCTCCACCTACTTCGGCTCGACAACAAGCAGCGCACCGCGTCCGGGCTTCATCTCCACTTCCTCCACCGCCGACGCCCACCTCCACGACCAACATGTCCAGACTCAGAGACCCTACAACCAGGCCAGAGCAGGTGGACTGCCTCGTTCAGTCCACCGGCGACATCGACGCTGATCTGCGGGACTGGGACTCCATGGCGGCGGTCACCTGGGCGTTCCATGGCCGGGAGCTAGTTGAACCGCAGGACGTCGAGAGGGCCATCAAAGAAGACTTCAAGCTGCGCCACGGCGAGGTAACTGTTTCACATCACTTCCCTGAAGCATTCCTTATCAAGTTCAAGCACAACAGCCACTGCTCCGAGGCGCTTCAGAGGGGCAAGGCAATGGGCGCCGGTGTCGAGGTCCTCTTCACCAAGTGGAGGAACCTCCGGGATGCAGAAGGGGCAGCTCTCCTCTTCAGAGTCAGGCTCTATCTCGATGG encodes the following:
- the LOC101774201 gene encoding putative ripening-related protein 7 encodes the protein MGGPVHLAKKLKRAPTWSVTMADAKIMVVLVVALALLQVSCAADRATTPTPPRPTSSTTSRPAGLRHKKAPHHHSGGHHGGGTPAVMTANGFRRGESGGGPSACDGHFHSDGELIVALSTEWFARGRRCHRRIRITSARHGRTVEARVVDECDSRRGCRHNIVDSSPAVWRALGLDTDVGEVHVTWSDA
- the LOC101774604 gene encoding putative ripening-related protein 6, with protein sequence MANARVVALFAVLALLQITCTVARRHGKPGGYHHQGTLASSRDGYPAVMTVNGFQRGEEGGPSECDGHFHSDGDLIVALSTGWFAGGHRCHRAIRITSARTGRSVEARVVDECDSRRGCRDNVVDSSAAVWKALGLDTDAGEVPVTWSDA